GGTGTAGTGATTCACAGGGATATTACGAAGCCTAATCCAGACGGGTAAAAACATTAGATAGTCAGAAGGAGGATCTTCAACCCATCTCTCCATCACAACTCCCCAATCATCTTGAGTCCAAACCCCAGTCTTTAAAATTTCGTTTATATCTTCTTCGTGTTTGAAAATAAACTGAAAACGATCGCGTGATAAAGCTATTCCTCTAACCCTGTCATATAATCTCCAAATCCTTGGCATCTCTAAGATCCAATTTGCCATTCGCTGATTCTCAGGGTTCAGAAAGCGACCCAGGATGCTTCTCTGATTTCTTTCAGAGGCACTAAACTTAGGCTGATTAGATAAAACCAGAGGCTTATCTATTTCTTCCTCAATTGACATCTCTTGAAGATATTGATCCAATTGCTTCTCCATAAAGATGAACTGAAGCAAGGGGGAAGAAATAAAAACCACCAGCGGGGAAGCAAGGAACTTACCGAAACAGAAACTGAAGAATTAAAAGGAGGAAAACCCAGATTTTATGATTGTCTGAAGCCGGACAGAAAACGTTGATATCTCCGGATAGCGCTCTGCTCAGTAAACTAAACTCGAGAGAGAAATCCTTAAGCCCACAAGAAATTGGGACGGCGGCTTTATTAACGGCAACGAAGAAACGGCCAAAGCACCAGCTAAGTGAGAGAACAGAGCAAACCTTCCAACGAAGTCTATGTTTCTCAAATGTGGGGATACCGTACACACCTCAAAAGTGCGCATCTAAATCGAAGAAGAATGTGGAAAATCCACACTCCCGTGGGTCGAACCCGCGTCCTCAGATTTTAATAGCAAGGACATAaccaactgatccaacaacatCACTCGATATATCACACAATGTTATCTTTATAAAGCGAAAAGAAATCTAAGTCCcaactaaaaaaccaaaatcaattttagtgtaaccaaataatttgattttattttctcaaaagtttttaatataaacagaTGTATTAAATTAGACGTaatctaaaaaatttagattaaaaatatgaattaattaatctaaattaattaatctaaattttttagattaattatttttttagattaatttttaatgaattaaagaaaaaataggatatattaaaatttagatgtAAAAATATGTCCTATTGAGAACATCTGAGGAcgtttacattaaaaaaatatatcctatttttttctttaattcattaaaaattaatctaaaaaaataattaatctaaaaaaatttagattaattaatttagattaattaattcatatttttaatctaaattttttagattACGTCTAATTTAATACAtctgtttatattaaaaacttttgagaaaataaaatcaaattatttggttacactaaaattgattttgttttttcaattggGGCTTAGATTTCTTTTCGCTTTATAACGATAACATTGTGTGATATATCGAGTGatgttgttggatcagttggtTATGTCCTTGCTATTAAAATCTGAGGACGCGGGTTCAACCCACGGGAGTGTGGATTTCCCACATTTTTCTTCGATTTAGATGCTACCTTAGGTTTATAAGAATATAATTGTATGATTTTACTGAGTGTTATTGTGGGATCAATTGGTTAAGTCCAATGCTGGTAATGTTCGAGATTGAGGGTTCGAATCTCCCCGAGTGTGGAATGTCCACAAATTTTTTTGCGAGGAAAACGTATCAAAACGGCATCGTTTTGCATACACGTGGAttctgagtcagcatctctaacggttgacttaaatccGTTAACGTGGACTTTGTAATTGGCTCGATTTTGTGAGTACGGGTATGAAATTAGAAATGTATTAGGGTACATATCTAAATTGGCACTCTTTGTTTGTACAGGCAGCAATTCGCACTTTTGAGgtgtgtacgggtatgaaatggcccttttccccTCAAATATGTTTATACGAagtctttttgtatttgtatattataatttatttttcatgtttatagTGGTGTAAAAGTTGATGCTTAACTTgctagattttgattttcttttataacatatataaagacTGATTCTTGTTTAGTTTTCCTGTTATATGAATATTggttaatatttatgttttctgaatttgtaaaaaaaattcaaaaaatgattttatatatgaatatgaattttaagaaaaaaaaacacaaaaattaagaTCTTTCAGACATAAAATCGTTGTTTTAGACctctttattattttcttctttattttatatatatatatatatatatatatatatctatataattatatgttaattatcatttaaaaaataattacactTTAAAACTTGCCTTAAGTAAGCCCATAGAAAGGCTGGCACGGCACTGCGTCCactgtttaatttaaatttatgttgtttttacaccattttttaagaaaaaaacatgtaaacaaAAATCCAAGTAATAATATGAGTACACTAGGATAAAAACTCACGcgtattttgtattttggttaGTTAATGAAATTTAATTAGTTCTTATGTATATAATGAAACCATCAAAAATGTATGCCAAAGGTTTCTGCCGGATTTGTTATCAACTTATCATAGTTTGTCTTATCTTTTGTGATATTTTGCAATCTTGTAGTTGATTTGAGTGATAAGTTGTATAATCAATCACAAAGGCAGCGGCAAAATCCGACATTATATACATGGAGGAGGGGGTGCTCGTGCTGCTGTCGGGGATGGTATATTGACTACCTGCCATCTGGTTTGTAATGAGAAACGTTGTATTAGATTCAATTGCAGTAGATTAGtgagtaatttaatattaacttgTGCAAACGatgttgtgttttctttctcttcataaTTCAAGGAATTAAGGATGACAAAGTCTCGCAATTATGATTGTGAATATTTCGCGTTTGACAATGTCTGTCTACAGAAACTAACAGCTGGCAATAGAGTTTGGTTTTGTGACAGACTCACAACTCACAGCATCATACGTGATTATCATTTGGTTCATGCAATTGCAAACTATAACGCGCTATATTTCCAATATGACGTATAACAGCTCAAACCTAAGCGAAGTCCAGCGCGCGCAACTGTATCATAATAAACAACATGTACTGTAATCCAACCTATACGAGGTTCGCAATTTGATTAGGATTAAGATATGCATGGTACAAAACTTAGTCTTAAATCAGGAAAAATACCAAAGTTCttgaacaaaaacataatattacaagacaattttttttaataaagacaaaattaaaagttttcaatGTTAGTTGatgagttaagaaaaaaaaaaaaaagactttgttcaaaaaaagactttgttcaaaaaaaacaatgacTACTCAAGATTGCACGGCGAGCTTCTGAAGATGTTCAAAGAAGACTTGAAGGCTCACGTCGTCTGTGAATATCACATCTGACCCTGTTGACATCTCGTTTGCGTTGTTGTATGTTGCTGATGGATTCAGCTTAGCTAATAGAAACCTCGCCTGCATTTTCCCATTCAAATCTAGTGAGatgcaaaaaccaaaattgaagcTGACAATTACATGAAGACATATAGATAAAGACAAATGACCTGCGAGCCGTGCTGATCACAGACAACTAATCTTGGGACAGGGAAACGCTCCCGGACTATCATCTGGGAATCCTCTTGTGGAGCTTGCAATAACTCAGCAAAAGCCTATCTCACAAAAATCGTAATAGCTAGTCAGTCACAGGAAGATTAGTTATTCAACCACAATGAGATGGTTCTGCATCATGAAAAAATCTATTTGTCACAGCTAGTTAGTAGTACCTGGTGTTCAGACTGATGATGATAACCCATGTTTCGCCATTGTGCTACAGTCATTCCATGGAAGACAACAACACTAAAGTATGCATCTAATAAAAGAATTCGATCGGCTGCAATGGAAGCCACATCTAGTAAAGCTGGTTGAGGTGGTGAATGGAATGAATACATTGTCAACGACGGTTGGATCATGACAGTTGCATTCGAAATATTCTCCCGGTTTAACAACATGCAGAAGTATGCGGTTTCATCAGGGCTATTGTTAAACACCTGCCATCATCACAACCCCGCAAAAGAAAACATGACACTAAGCTAATGATATGATGAGCACAAACCATGACATGTAAAAGCAGTGGTACCTGAACAAACTGCGATCGCCGCAGATTAAATATAAACTGAGGAAATAACGAAAAATAGGGATTCAGCGTGAAGGAGGTTGGATCATCCTTTCTATAGTCTCCAAACTTTGAACAAAGACGAATCAGATTCCGATCTAACCACCGAGTAGCATCAAATCCCTCctgcgaaaaaaaaaagatgaattgtATAAACAAACATGACTTGCTGATAGGCGCGCCTTAGATAACTAGTCCCTGCAGTATTTTCCAAGGAACATTGATCCTCCTAGTTcagattacaatatattatacagCTGTGTCAACAATAAACTTTGAATGTCTTTCGTATAAATACTCACTAGGTTTCCTGGTGAGTATTTTCCCAAGGAAAGACACATATTTAAAAACATTGCCAGCATTAAGAGGTTACGCccgcacaaaaacaaaacaaagcaactACCAAACTGAAGCTGTCTACTGTGACGTACCTCTGACTCCATTTTCAAAGAAGCTAATCTAGCCATTACCACAGCAGCAGTTTCTTGATCAAACCCATGCACAAGTTcctgaaaaatatataacaatcggTAAAATAGAATGTTAGCTCACTAGGAAGCTTTTAGGCTATAAAAAATCCTGCATTGCATTTTTTGATGGTTATTTGCATAATCCTACACCATGGGCCCATGTCTAAAATTCATCTCatggaaactaaaaaaaacaaacaatgcaAATGGATAGGCTGGTATGTGTATCAAAATGTTTGTCAGAATTTTGCTTATTATtccatataaattatatatgatgataCATTAGTGATGGATTGTTTCTGATTAGCCACAAGGAATGCCAAAATATACGACTAATAGTACTGACAAGAATGCAAGAACTAAGACTTACTGCCTATCAGTAGTAACTGTAACAGTATAATTGATGGAAATCTGTGGTAGTATATTATATAGCACTAATTTGAAAATTGTAGTCAAGGAAAGAGTACAGTAAAAACATGTTCTAGTCCTAACGGTGATACTAAAAGTACAGTAAAGTTCAATTAAATGAAGCAAAACCCAAAGAGTTGGCCTACCCTTTACTATGGATTCAGAGAATAGGtcatgatgaaaaaaaaaattcaaattgctTATCAATTGAAACTAAAGtcataaatttatgaataaagCAAGAACAAGACAAACCTCTGAACTCACAGCACTGTCTATCCACTGTCTGCATACAGTAGTAACCCGAAGCAATGTTTGACCCTCAGGGTTTTGGTAACTGCAATTAAGTGAGCAACATGATACTTCCGATAATGACGCCCACAATGTGATGCAGAAAGGCACGGActtgaaacaacaacaaaaaaacagataaaTACAAGACTAAAACACTGCCCAAAGTACCTTGTGAGAAACTGCAAATAAAACTGTGGATTCGCAACTCCTGGAGAATTTGACCCGCTTGAAGATATGTCAAAAAATACTGTCAAACACGTACTTTTATCAAGGCCACACAACCTCCAAGCAGAAGTATTCCCCTCTCCAATAACCGTGTCAGCAACACTAGTACCTTTCTGAAAGgattcaaataaaagaaaattccaATTTAGTTGAGAAGAGATAGCTTTGTTCATCTCACAAATTACTATCAATGCATTTTTTAAAGAAGGGTATATTCAAGGACTCCATATTTAACCTTCTCTAATGATGAGCATGGCCCAATAGCCCCTTGAATTTTGATGTCCTGTGAACAACAGATCTCAAGCATCCCACTAGATATAAACGATTTAAGGTCAGTTTATATTGAAGTACGCACATAGTTTTATTTCTTACACATATGCTTGAAGCCTATGATACTCAATAAACGAGAAAGGTTATTGCATTGCCAAAAATTTCTCTATCATGTAAGAATAGATCAAAGAGAGTGATGCATCAGCAAAGTAGAAACTTACTTAAAGCAGAGGCCAAGAGCCTGATCGCCATCTTCAAATACCCGCTTGAAGGAATCTTTGAATACGGAATG
The Camelina sativa cultivar DH55 chromosome 15, Cs, whole genome shotgun sequence DNA segment above includes these coding regions:
- the LOC104746877 gene encoding protein transport protein SEC23 — protein: MAETANTDLEGIDGVRMTWNVWPRSKAEASKCVIPLAASISPIRRHPDIPTLPYAPLRCRTCSAALNAYAQVDFTAKLWICPFCFQRNHFPPHYHVISETNLPGELYPQYTTLEYTLPPPHDHRNGEVVPSQAVFVFVLDTCMIEEELDFAKSAVKQAIGLLPEKALVGFVSFGTQAHVHELGFSEMSKVFVFKGDKEISKDQVLDQLGLGASSRRGGPVSGYHPKVAQNGSGLNRFLLPASDCEFTLNSLLDELQSDQWPVQPGHRSQRCTGVALSVAAGLLGACLPGTGARIVALIGGPCTGGPGTIVSKDLSDPVRSHKDVDKDAAPYYKKAVKFYDSIAKQLVTQGHVLDLFASALDQVGVAEMKVAVERTGGLVVLSESFGHSVFKDSFKRVFEDGDQALGLCFNGMLEICCSQDIKIQGAIGPCSSLEKKGTSVADTVIGEGNTSAWRLCGLDKSTCLTVFFDISSSGSNSPGVANPQFYLQFLTSYQNPEGQTLLRVTTVCRQWIDSAVSSEELVHGFDQETAAVVMARLASLKMESEEGFDATRWLDRNLIRLCSKFGDYRKDDPTSFTLNPYFSLFPQFIFNLRRSQFVQVFNNSPDETAYFCMLLNRENISNATVMIQPSLTMYSFHSPPQPALLDVASIAADRILLLDAYFSVVVFHGMTVAQWRNMGYHHQSEHQAFAELLQAPQEDSQMIVRERFPVPRLVVCDQHGSQARFLLAKLNPSATYNNANEMSTGSDVIFTDDVSLQVFFEHLQKLAVQS